GTTGTGCCCGTGTGAGtgacggtcgcggcgtccaccttcAGATCCAGGGCCCCGTCCAGTGACATCTTTTCATCCTCCAGCTTGATCAGGTCTGCATCGTCCACGGTGCCAATCTGGTCATCCGTGATCTTCACAGACTCAACCTgcacgtacgccgacgaccctcCCTCGATCTTcacaaacgccgccgcctgagAGCTTTCGATTGtcaggctcgtcgcgccatcGTGGGTAATAGTCTGCGCATCACTGCTCATCGACACCGCTCCGGAACTTTTGGCCACCTTGAACTTGGTAGTCCCGACCGCAAAGTCTGAGCTCACGTCCATGTTCCCGGtcacgtccacgtcagccacgatcgccaccgtcgcctgGCTCCCCGTGCTGGTCAGCTGGATGATGTTTGTGTCGCCGCTGATGCCGATGTAGTCGTCGGTGAACCGCACCGACTCCACGTCGACATAGTCatccgacccgcccgcgatggtgaTGTGCCCGTTGGTGCTCGATATCGCCatgctcgtcgcgcccgtgtGCTTCAGCGACGTGGCGTCGTCAATCATCGTCACCGTcccgtcgatcgcgacgttACCGCCGTTTCCAGTCGACGTCAGCTGCATGATTGCAGTGTCACCGCTCAGACCGATCTTGTCACCGGTGAACCGCACagactccacgtccacgtaaGTGTTACTCTTTATTGTCAAACTCGCACCTGATGCCGTGGAGGTGTGCTCGATGACCGCATTGTCCTCAGTCAGCTTCACGTTGTCAGACACCGTCAGCGTGCTATTGACCTCCAGAGTGCTAGCCAGTGAAGTAGCCCCTATTACATCGAGGGTTCCGGCGATGGCAGTGTTACCCGTGTTTGATGCGATGTTGAATTTATCTGTCCCCACTTCAAAATCGCCCGTGTGGTCGGTCGTACCGGAGTGAATGATCTTTCCGTTGATGGTTACGACACCGTTGGTCAGTGTTATCAAATCGGTATCGCCATTGATTCCGATTGAATCACCTTTGAACCTGACGGACTCAACATCAACATATCCGATGTCACTGGAAATAGCCAAGCCAGAGGTCCCAGTATGGGTtatcgccgccgactcctGAGACAGCTTGAGATGATCCTGCAGGGTGGTATTCCCCTTTACTTCAAAAGTACCATCAGCGTACGTGTTGCCGGAGGACGCATCCACCGTGAACTTTGTGGCCGCAACCTTGATATAGCCGTCCGTGTCGAGAGAACCCTTGATGGTCACCTTGTTGTCAACCAGGGAGATAAGGTCAGCGTCGCCTGTAGTACCGATTGCGGCATCAGTAAACCGCAccgactccacgtccacgtagCCATTGGTGCTCTTGATTGTCAGCCCGGTGGTTCCCAAGTGCGTCAAAGCAGCAGCATCTGCAGTCAAGATCGCATCGCTATCAAGTGTCGCGTCAAGCTTGACATTCAAGGAGTTATTCATGCTCGCAGCGCCCATAACCGTAATGGTGCCGTCAGCGTATGTGTTGCCAGTGGGGTCCACCGTGAACATGTTCGTCGCGACTTTAATGTAGCCATCAGTGTCGAGCGATCCCTTGATCGTCACAGCGGCGTTCGCGAAATTCATAAGGTCCACGTCGGTTGTGGTACCGATGGAAGCATCCGTAAACCGCACCGACTCCACGTCTACGTAGCCATTATCGCTTGAGATCGTCAAGCCGGTAGTTGCACCAGTTCCAGTATGCTTGATCGCAGCATCAGTTTTGTTCAGCTCAAGGTTATTCTGCAAAGTGGACAACCCCTTCACGCCGAGAGAACCATCCGCGTACGTGTTGCCGGAGACGTCAATCGTGAACTTGGTGTCAGCAACCTTGAAGGGGCCGTCTGTGTCAAGTGATCCTGCGATGTCCACCCCACTCGAGCTCAGGGTAACCAGACCATCTGTGCCGGCAAGGCCTATCTGATTTGTCATGAAACGCAccgactccacgtccacATAGCCATTGGTGCTCGTGATAGCAAGTCCGACACCAGTATCTGAGTCgtgcgtcagcgccgcggtctGTTTCGACATCAGGATGTCGTCAGTGGTCTTGAGCGTGCCCTTCACGGTCACCTTCTTGTCTGCCAAGGTGATAAGGTCAGCGTCGCCCGTAGTACCGATCGCGGCATCTGTAAACCGCACCGACTCAATGTCCACGTAGTCatccgacccgcccgcgatggtgaTGTGCCCGTTGGTGCTCGATATCGCCAGGCTCGTTGTGCCCGTGTGAGtgacggtcgcggcgtccaccttcAGATCCAGGGCCCCGTCCAGTGACATCTTTTCATCCTCCAGCTTGATCAGGTCTGCATCGTCCATGGTGCCAATCTGGTCATCCGTGATCTTCACAGACTCAACCTgcacgtacgccgacgaTCCTCCCTCAATCTTcacaaacgccgccgcctgagAGCTTTCGATTGtcaggctcgtcgcgccatcGTGGGTAATAGTCTGCGCATCACTGCTCATCGACACCGCTCCGGAACTTTTGGCCACCTTGAACTTGGTAGTCCCGACCGCAAAGTCTGAGCTCACGTCCATGTTCCCGGtcacgtccacgtcagccacgatcgccaccgtcgcctgGCTCCCCGTGCTGGTCAGCTGGATGATGTTTGTGTCGCCGCTGATGCCGATGTAGTCGTCGGTGAACCGCACCGACTCCACGTCGACATAGTCatccgacccgcccgcgatggtgaTGTGCCCGTTGGTGCTCGATATCGCCAGGCTCGTTGCGCCCGTGTGAGtgacggtcgcggcgtccaccttcAGATCCAGGGCCCCGTCCAGTGACATCTTTTCATCCTCCAGCTTGATCAGGTCTGCATCGTCCACGGTGCCAATCTGGTCATCCGTGATCTTCACAGACTCAACCTgcacgtacgccgacgaccctcCCTCGATCTTcacaaacgccgccgcctgagAGCTTTCGATTGtcaggctcgtcgcgccatcGTGGGTAATAGTCTGCGCATCACTGCTCATCGACACCGCTCCGGAACTTTTGGCCACCTTGAACTTGGTAGTCCCGACCGCAAAGTCTGAGCTCACGTCCATGTTCCCGGtcacgtccacgtcagccacgatcgccaccgtcgcctgGCTCCCCGTGCTGGTCAGCTGGATGATGTTTGTGTCGCCGCTGATGCCGATGTAGTCGTCGGTGAACCGCACCGACTCCACGTCGACATAGTCatccgacccgcccgcgatggtgaTGTGCCCGTTGGTGCTCGATATCGccaggctcgtcgcgcccgtgtGCTTCAGCGACGTGGCGTCGTCAATCATCGTCACCGTcccgtcgatcgcgacgttACCGCCGTTTCCAGTCGACGTCAGCTGCATGATTGCAGTGTCACCGCTCAGACCGATCTTGTCACCGGTGAACCGCACagactccacgtccacgtaaGTGTTACTCTTTATTGTCAAACTCGCACCTGATGCCGTGGAGGTGTGCTCGATGACCGCATTGTCCTCAGTCAGCTTCACGTTGTCAGACACCGTCAGCGTGCTATTGACCTCCAGAGTGCTAGCCAGTGAAGTAGCCCCTATTACATCGAGGGTTCCGGCGATGGCAGTGTTACCCGTGTTTGATGCGATGTTGAATTTATCTGTCCCCACTTCAAAATCGCCCGTGTGGTCGGTCGTACCGGAGTGAATGATCTTTCCGTTGATGGTTACGACACCGTTGGTCAGTGTTATCAAATCGGTATCGCCATTGATTCCGATTGAATCACCTTTGAACCTGACGGACTCAACATCAACATATCCGATGTCACTGGAAATAGCCAAGCCAGAGGTCCCAGTATGGGTtatcgccgccgactcctGAGACAGCTTGAGATGATCCTGCAGGGTGGTATTCCCCTTTACTTCAAAAGTACCATCAGCGTACGTGTTGCCGGAGGACGCATCCACCGTGAACTTTGTGGCCGCAACCTTGATATAGCCGTCCGTGTCGAGAGAACCCTTGATGGTCACCTTGTTGTCAACCAGGGAGATAAGGTCAGCGTCGCCTGTAGTACCGATTGCGGCATCAGTAAACCGCAccgactccacgtccacgtagCCATTGGTGCTCTTGATTGTCAGCCCGGTGGTTCCCAAGTGCGTCAAAGCAGCAGCATCTGCAGTCAAGATCGCATCGCTATCAAGTGTCGCGTCAAGCTTGACATTCAAGGTGTTATTCATGCTCGCAGCGCCCATAACCGTAATGGTGCCGTCAGCGTATGTGTTGCCAGTGGGGTCCACCGTGAACATGTTCGTCGCGACTTTAATGTAGCCATCAGTGTCGAGCGATCCCTTGATCGTCACAGCGGCGTTCGCGAAATTCATAAGGTCCACGTCGGTTGTGGTACCGATGGAAGCATCCGTAAACCGCACCGACTCCACGTCTACGTAGCCATTATCGCTTGAGATCGTCAAGCCGGTAGTTGCACCAGTTCCAGTATGCTTGATCGCAGCATCAGTTTTGTTCAGCTCAAGGTTATTCTGCAAAGTGGACAACCCCTTCACGCCGAGAGAACCATCCGCGTACGTGTTGCCGGAGACGTCAATCGTGAACTTGGTGTCAGCAACCTTGAAGGGGCCGTCTGTGTCAAGTGATCCTGCGATGTCCACCCCACTCGAGCTCAGGGTAACCAGACCATCTGTGCCGGCAAGGCCTATCTGATTTGTCATGAAACGCAccgactccacgtccacATAGCCATTGGTGCTCGTGATAGCAAGTCCGACACCAGTATCTGAGTCgtgcgtcagcgccgcggtctGTTTCGACATCAGGATGTCGTCAGTGGTCTTGAGCGTGCCCTTCACGGTCACCTTCTTGTCTGCCAAGGTGATAAGGTCAGCGTCGCCCGTAGTACCGATCGCGGCATCTGTAAACCGCACCGACTCAATGTCGACATAGTCatccgacccgcccgcgatggtgaTGTGCCCGTTGGTGCTCGATATCGCCAGGCTCGTTGTGCCCGTGTGAGtgacggtcgcggcgtccaccttcAGATCCAGGGCCCCGTCCAGTGACATCTTTTCATCCTCCAGCTTGATCAGGTCTGCATCGTCCACGGTGCCAATCTGGTCATCCGTGATCTTCACAGACTCAACCTgcacgtacgccgacgaccctcCCTCGATCTTcacaaacgccgccgcctgagAGCTTTCGATTGtcaggctcgtcgcgccatcGTGGGTAATAGTCTGCGCATCACTGCTCATCGACACCGCTCCGGAACTTTTGGCCACCTTGAACTTGGTAGTCCCGACCGCAAAGTCTGAGCTCACGTCCATGTTCCCGGtcacgtccacgtcagccacgatcgccaccgtcgcctgGCTCCCCGTGCTGGTCAGCTGGATGATGTTTGTGTCGCCGCTGATGCCGATGTAGTCGTCGGTGAACCGCACCGACTCCACGTCGACATAGTCatccgacccgcccgcgatggtgaTGTGCCCGTTGGTGCTCGATATCGCCAGGCTCGTTGCGCCCGTGTGCTTCAGCGACGTGGCGTCGTCAATCATCGTCACCGTcccgtcgatcgcgacgttACCGCCGTTTCCAGTCGACGTCAGCTGCATGATTGCAGTGTCACCGCTCAGACCGATCTTGTCACCGGTGAACCGCACagactccacgtccacgtaaGTGTTACTCTTTATTGTCAAACTCGCACCTGATGCCGTGGAGGTGTGCTCAATCACAGCGGCAGTTTCTGTCAGCTTCACATTGTCTGACACGGTCATCGTACCAGTGATTGTGACACCTCCAGTTGCAAGCGTTAACAGCTTCTCTTTACCGTCGACGCCAATTTGTTTGCCAGTGAAGCGTGCCTCCTCTACATCAACGTAACCATTTGTGCTTGTAATGGCTAGACCACCGGTTTGTGCGGAGTGCGTCAAGGCGGACGAAGCCTGCTTCATTTCGATGTTGTCCTGGAGGGTGACCAGGTCAGCGACACCAAGAGTACTGGAAAGAGTTGTTGCGCCAGTCACGTCAAGGGTACCGGCTGCAGCTGTGTTTCCTGTGCTATGTTCCACAGTAAACTTATTTGTCGCGACGCGGAAAGTTTTGGCCACATCCAAGGTGTTCTGCAACATCGTTGCATTTGAAACTGTGAGGGTGTTCAACAGGGTGGTGGCGTCAGTCACCCGCAGCGTCCCATCAACTGCAGTGTTACCCGTTTGAGCATCAACCGTGAACATTGTGGTGGCCACGCTGAAGTCATCACTTGAATCTAATTTCCCACTGATTGCGACAGACTGTGTCGTCAGAGTGATGATGTCAGTGTCACCGCTGATGCCAATGACATTACCCATGAATCGGATGTCTTCAACATCAATGAAACCGTTAGTGCTCTTGATGGTCAGCCCTCCACTGGCATTAGCATAGTGAGTCAGGGCTGCATTGGTCTCAGACATCACGATATCATCGGTCACCTCAAGTTTCCCATCAATCTTCACAGATTGACTTTCCAATGTGACCAAATCAGAATCAGAGCTGATGCCGATGGTGTTGTCAGTGAAACGCACATCCTCGACATCTACAAATCCAACCGTACTCCTGATCGTCAGCCCAGTCGTAGAACCGGATTGGGTTGCGGTGTGCGTGAGGGCCGCAGCCGTCTTGGACATCTTCAAGTCAGCGAGCATGGTCGTCTCGCCGGTAACTTCAAGTGTTTCCTGCAGAGATGTAGCCCGATTCACAGTAAGCTCTCCATCTACGTAGGTGTTGCCGGAACTTGCAGCGACTGTGAATTTTGTCGAAGCAAGCTTCAAGTTACCCGTCATGTTGACATTGCCGGTAATAGTCAGCTCTCCGCTTGCTAAAGTGAGAAGATCATCATTACCGTTGGTCCCGATCTTTTTGTTGGTAAACCGAACTTCCTCAACGTCAACGAAGCCAACGTTGCTGGAGATGGTCAAGCCAGTTGTCGCTGCTGAGTTAGAGGAAGTGTGAGTGATCTTCGCCAGATCCTCGGACAACTTCACGTCATCTGTAACGGTCATCGTCCCAGACACCGTCAAGTCTGCGTTATCAAGCGTCAGCAGGTCCGGGTCAGCCGCGATGCCGATGGTGTTGTCCGTGAACCGCACGTCTTCGACATCAACATATGAATTGGAGCTCGAGATTGTCAGCCCTGCTGTCGTACTTGTGGCAGCAGTGTGCGTGATCACAGCGGCATCTTCGGAGAGGAGCACATCGTTTGTCACTTCAAGCTTGGCCGTTACCTTGACATACCCGTCAGCAAGAGTAAGAAGATCCACATCGCCGCTGACACCGATCTGATTACCCGTGAAGCGAACATCCTCAACGTTAACATATCCATTTGTGCTTGTGATTGCGAGACCACCAGACGCATCAGATGATGAGTGAGTGAGCGCAGCGTCAACCTTGGACATCTTCAGATCACTCTTTAGCGTGGTAAGCGCAGTGACATCAAAAGTGCCAGCTACTGCAGTGTTACCCGTGCTTGCATTTACAGTGAACTTGTCAGTATTTACCGAAAAATCTCCTTTGACGTTGAAGGTTCCATCAAACTCCACGCTGCCAGCAACTGCGAGCGTCCCGGCTATGGAAGTGTCACCAGATGCCGCAATTACCTTGAACTTATCGGTGTTGACGGCAAAATCattcgcgacgtcgagagTTCCAGTTACGGCTGTGTTGCCGGTAACGGTGAATGTCGTCGTGGTGACATCGACAGTTGCCGATTTCATGATAATTTTTCCTGTGCCCGCATTCAGGTCCAAGTTTCCACCAACCTTGCTGAGATCATTGCTCATTGTGTAACCAGAGACAAAGTACAAGGTGCCACCATTTTGAGATGATGAATTACCACCACGTAAATAGATGTCACCTCCCAAAGCAGCAGTATTCGAAGCTTCGCTCGTCGTTCCTGCCTCGATCGAAACCTGACCACCCTTGCCAGTATTGCCAGCACCAACTTTCAACACGATATCTCCACCGACACCGTAATTGCCGTCACTGGTTTTGAGCTGAATGGAACCAGAAGTGCCAAGGGTGGTTCCTCCAGTCGTGAGAGAAATATCACCGCTAACGCCGTTACTTCCGGCAGGGCAATCTGGAGTACTCAAGCTAATGTCGCCACTGGATTGCTTTACGCCAATTCCACTCGAAATGAAGACTGAACCGCCATCGGAATTGGAAAGTGCATTTGTACCCTGACCCGCACTCAAGTATAAATGTCCACCAGTACGTGGTCCCTTACCAGCAGTAAGAGTTAAAGCGCCACCTATACCATTATTGACAACATCAGTAGATGCACCAGCGGTCAGCGTCATGGCACCGCCAGGGCCGGTGTTGCCATCGCCCACCTTCAGCGTGAtatcgccgccgttgccgccaacggcgcTGCCAGTGCTGATCGAGATGTTGCCGCTCGTACCAGCGGTCTGGgagtcgcccgtggcgagctccattttgccgctgttgccggtggtgccgccagcgccggtcttcatggacacgtcgccgctgttgccagatgtgccacctgcagcggtcgacagcgtcatcgcgccgctgtcggttgcggtgccaacacctgtcgtgatcgtcactgcgccgccagcgccagcgccagcgcctgcaGTCAGTGACATAGCACCACCAACCGCCGATGCCGCGGTGGTTTTACCAGCCGTCAGCGTCAtggcgccgccagcgccggtgtTACCGTCGCCGACAGTCACAGTGATCGCACCTCCAGCGCCACCCGTTGCGGCTCCAGTGCTGATCGAGATGTTGCCGCTCGCACCAGCGGTCTGGgagtcgcccgtggcgagctccattttgccgctgttgccggtggtgccgccagcgccggtcttCATGGACACGTCACCGCTGTTGCCAGATGTGCCACCTGCAGCGGTCGAcagcgtcatcgcgccgctgtcggttgcggtgccaacacctgtcgtgatcgtcactgcgccgccagcgcctgcgccggCGCCTGCAGTCAGTGACATAGCACCACCAACCGCCGATGCCGCAGTGGCTTTACCAGCCGTCAGCATCATGGCGCCGCCAGGGCCGGtgtcaccgtcgccgacaGTCACAGTGATCGCACCTCCAGCGCCACCCGTTGCGGCTCCAGTGCTGATCGACATACCTCCGGTTGCACCGCTTGATgagtcgcccgtggcgagctccattttgccgctgttgccggtggtgccgccagcgccggtcttCATGGACACGTCACCGCTGTTGCCAGATGTGCCACCTGCAGCGGTCGAcagcgtcatcgcgccgctgtcggttgcggtgccaacacctgtcgtgatcgtcactgcgccgccagcgcctgcgccagcgcctgcAGTCAGTGACATAGCACCACCAACCGCCGATGCCGCGGTGGTCTGGCCAGCCGTCAGCGACatgtcgccgccagggccgGTGTCACCGTCGCCCACCTTCAGcgtgatgtcgccgccgttgccgccaacggcgccgccAGTGCTGATCGAGATgtcgccgctcgcaccagcggtctgggagtcgcccgtggcgagctccattttgccgctgttgccggtggtgccgccagcgccggtcttCATGGACACGTCACCGCTGTTGCCAGATGTGCCACCTGCAGCGGTCGAcagcgtcatcgcgccgctgtcggttgcggtgccaacacctgtcgtgatcgtcactgcgccgccagcgcctgcgccagcgcctgcAGTCAGTGACATAGCACCACCAACCGCCGATGCCGCGGTGGTTTTACCAGCCGTCAGCGACATGTCGCCGCCAGGACCGGTGTCACCATCGCCAACCCTCAGcgtgatgtcgcc
This DNA window, taken from Micromonas commoda chromosome 2, complete sequence, encodes the following:
- a CDS encoding predicted protein → MLKVGDGNTGAGGDMSLTAGKTTAASAVGGAMSLTAGAGAGAGGAVTITTGVGTATDSGAMTLSTAAGGTSGNSGDVSMKTGAGGTTGNSGKMELATGDSQTAGASGDISISTGSAVGGNGGDITLRVGDGDTGPGGDMSLTAGKTTAASAVGGAMSLTAGAGAGAGGAVTITTGVGTATDSGAMTLSTAAGGTSGNSGDVSMKTGAGGTTGNSGKMELATGDSQTAGASGDISISTGGAVGGNGGDITLKVGDGDTGPGGDMSL